One Pseudomonadota bacterium genomic window, GTGATCCTCGACTCGTTCGAGTTCACCAAGGACGCGGATCAGGGCACCGTGCCAATAGAGTAGACCAGGGAGGTCACATGAGCACGAGACTACCGTTCCTGTTCTCGTTCGGGGCGCTCGGGCTGGCGGCGGCGCTCGCCTTCGGCTGCGAGGGCATCAAGGAGGCGGACCCCGGCTCGGACGCGGACTCCGACACGGATACGGACACGGACGCCGACACCGACTCCGACTCCGACGCCGACGCCGATTCCGACGCCGACGCCGATTCCGACGCCGACTCCGACGCCGACGCGGACGGCGACGGCGGCGTGATCGAGATGGACTGCACCGAGTGCCCGGCCGTGGGACCGTCCCTCTCGAACATGATCTGCGCGTTCGACATCTGCGACCTCGACGTCGTCGTGCAAAACGAGTTCGAGAGCCTGATCCCGCTCTCCGGGTGCGCCATCGAGGACGTGTACGAGGCCGTGAGCTGGTTCGGATCCACGAGCAACGGGCTCGAGCCCAAGAAGAACGACTCGTACGCCCTGATGGCGAGCGGGATCGCCACCGGGACGATGCACTCCGGGTACTGCACGTCCGGGAGCGCGAGCGATCCTTGGTCCAGCGAGGGCTACCCCACGCACGACGCCATGGAGTGGCGCCTCGCCCTCGTCGCGCCCGAGGCGGCCAAGGGGTTCCGGTTCAAGTACGTCTTCTTCTCGGAGGAGTACGACGACTACATCGGCAGCACCGTGAACGACAAGTTCTACGTCCTCCTCGAGGCGGGCAGCACGAACGACGGCGCGATGACGCTCATCAACTACGCGGCGTGCCGCGAACCGGACGCCTACTACGACTTCATCTGCGCGCCGGGACAGACCGGGTGCGAGGAGGGAGAGAAGTACTGCTACGTGGCGATCAACTCGGCGCTCCCGGACTGCTGCTGGTACGACGGCTGCCCGGACGGCACGAGCGACGAGGTCGGCACCGACATCACGGGGACCGGCTTCGAGTGCGCGCCGAGCTACGACATGGACAGCTCGGACAAGGGCTCGTCGACGGGCTGGCTGCAGACCTCCTGGCCGATCACGGCCGGCGAGATGTTCTCGCTCACGTTCCACATCCACGACACGAGCGACGGGATCTTCGACTCCGAGGTGATCCTCGATTCCTTCGAGTTCACGAAGGACGCGGATCAGGGTACCGTACCCATCGAGTGACGCCCGCTATCCGCGCGGGGAAGGAGATCGACATGAGAGCGACGGCCATTCTGTTTGCGGCCCTGGCGCTCGGTTTCGCCGCGTGCGAGGGGATCGACACCGACGATCACCAGCAGGGCGACGCGGGGCCGGACGCCGACACCGACGCCGACGCCGACTCGGACACCGACGCGGACACCGACGTCGATTCCGACACGGACACCGACACCGACGCGGACGGCGACGCCGGCGTGATCGAGATGGACTGCTCGACCTGCACGGGCGTCGGCCCCTCGCTCGAGAACATGATCTGCGCGTTCGACATGTGCGACGACGCCTACCTCGTGCAGAACGAGTTCGAGTCGCTCCTCGCGCTCGAGTACTTCACGGTCGAGGACGCGTACGAGGCGGTCGACAGGTTCGGCACGGTGACGAACGACCTCGCGCCCAAGAAGAACGGCTCGTACGCCCTCATGGCCACCGGGCACGCGGTCGGCACGGTGCACTCGACGCAGGGCGGGTACACGGCCGGCATCGCCGATCCGTGGGCGGAGAGCGAGACCGCGCTCACGTGGGACGGGATGGAGTGGCGGCTCGCGTTCGTCGCCCCGGAGGAGGCCAAGGCGTTCCGGTTCAAGTACGTGTTCTTCTCCGAGGAGTACGACGACTACATCTCGAGCACGTTCAACGACAAGCTCTACGTCTTCCTCGAGGCGGGCAGCACGAACGACGGCGCGCTGACCCTCATCAACTTCACCGGCTGCCGCGAGCCGGGCGTCTACTGGGACTTCGTCTGCGAGCCCGGCTACCCCGGCTGCGAGGAGGGCGAGAAGTACTGCTACGTGGCGATCAACTCGGCGCTCTCGGACTGCTGCTGGTACGACGGCTGCCCGGACGGGCCAGGCACCACGGACATCGGCGGCACCGGCTTCGAGTGCGCGGCGAGCGACATGGAGGACAGCGACATGTACGGCTCGTCGACCGGGTGGCTGCAGACGTCGTGGCCGATCGACGGCGGCGAGATGTTCTCGCTCACCTTCCACATCCACGACACCGGCGACGGGGTCTTCGACTCCGAGGTGATCCTGGACGCGTTCGAGTTCCTCAAGGATCCGGAGCAGGGCACGGTCCCGATCGAGTAGGGAGAGGAGAGCGAGCGTGAGCGACAAGACGAAGGATCGACCGTACATGGGAATGGGCGTTCTTCAGGGCGACGCCGCGGCGGGCACCACGATCGTGGGCGGGCAACCGAGCGAGACGCGGCGCGGCGCGCGGCAGCGAGTTCCCATCGGCCTCGAACGGGCGCTGTACGCGGCGGCGGCCGAGCCGGGGTTCCGGGCGGAGCTGCTCGGGGAACGCGAGGCCGCGCTCTCGGCGCGGGGGATCGAGCTCACCGCCTCCGAGCGCGCGGTGCTCCGGCACCTCCCGGGCGCGCAACTCGAGGCGATGATCGACAGGCTCGACGTGTCGCAGGAGAACCTCCGGCGACGCGGCTTCATGCGGGCGGTGGCGAGCTCGGTGATCACGCTCGCCGCGGGCACAGCGCTCGGCGCCTGCTCCGCCCCGGCCTCGGAGCCGCAGGCGCAGGGCGGCGCGCCGTTCCTCGGGCCGTCCGACGTGGCGGCGGACGCCTCGGTCCCACCCGAGCCGCAGCCGCCGTTCGCCGAGCCGGCGCCCCCGCCCGCGGGCATCCGCCCGGACGTCCCGGTTCCCCCGGATCCCGTCCAGCCGATCGGCGGCATCCAGCCCGACAAGCCGCAGCCGCCGATGCTCGACGTGGATCCCCCCGCCTCCCCCGCGACCCGGGGAGCGCGCGCGGACTGAGCCGAGCGCTCGGAAGAGCATCGGCGGCGGCCTCTCCTTCAGTTCCGGATCGGGAAAAGAAGCCCTACAGCAGCTCCGGGCGGTACTCGAAGTGCATGGTGTCGTAGTGGTACCACCTGCCGCCCCAGATGAAGCCGTTGCGTTCGAAGGCGGCGACGATCTCCGGCGGGATGCGGTTCCGGTAGACGAACAGCCCGTTTACGCGCCTGGCCCAGCGCCAGTAGTCGGCGCGTTTCGTAGCGATGTCGATGGCGATGCCGAAGCCGTGCGCGCTCGGCCGGTTGGTCCCGGCGATCTTGCGCCAGTTGAACGTGCCGCCGCGGCGGACGACGTACGGCATCATCTCCTCGGGCAGCGCCTCGAGCTCTGCGCTCACCCGGGCGAGCGCGTCGGCGGCGCCGTTCTTCGTGTTGAACCATACCTTCTTCCCGCCCCGCGACGGGAGCCAGGGCACGGCGACGAGGTTCGCCTTCACCGCCTTCGGCGATCCGCCGTACACCGCCGCGAAGAAGTCGAAGACGCGCACGCGCCCCGGATCGGCGTTCTCGGCCGGAGGCGCGGCGAGCTCTCCTTTGGGATACGGGCTGTAGAACATGTCCTCGAGATCCGGCTTCGCGAGGCGCTCCTCGAAGCTCTTCTCGAGCCCGTCGTTCCAGGAAATCCGCGTGCCGTCGGCCATCACGACGGTGGCCGCGCACTCCGCGCCTTCCACGGCGCCGATGGACTCCCCGTACGCCGCGACCAGCCGCTCGAGCGGGCTCCTGTCGGCCGCAGGCAGAGTCTCCGCAAACGCCGACCACGCGAGAACCAACGCGATCGCCGCAAGCGAGAAGGCCCCGAGCGCCGCGAATCCCCGCTTCCTCATGCCACGCGATGCTCGAGCCGCTCCGCGATCCACATCTTGATGACCGACTGGCGCGTGACGCCGAGGCGACGCGCCTCGCGATCGAGGGAGTCGATCATCCACTCCGGGAAGTCGACGTTGACGCGCCGTTGATCCTCGCCGGGCCGCCGCGCCCTCGCGAGGTCGAGGCTCGCGCTCACGTCTTCGCCCGCGTCGAACCGCTTGTCGAACTCCTTAGCCTTCATACCACCCGACCTCCTCCGCGCGGGATCGCCGCACCGAAATGATCCGCGTCCTCCCCTCGCGGTACGTGACGACCGCGGACCAGTGCTTCCCTCCGGCGACGCCGACGACCAGGAACCTCGGCTCGTCCTCGGTGCGCGCCGGGATCTCGAGCCTGCGCTCGTCCTCGAAGATCGCCTGCGCCTCGACGAAATCGATTCCGTGCTTCGCCTTGTTCGAGGCGCTCTTCCGCTCGTCGAACTCGAACACGCCCATGGGATAATTATTATACCTTTTCAGCGCCTACTGCCAGCGGAAGATCCGCATCGCGATGACGAAGCTCACGGCCGCCCAGGCGCACAGGATGAGCACCTGCGGCGCCACGGCGACGATCGACGCGCCCTCGTTCACGATCGCCCGCGCCGCGTCGTTGAACGCGGTGAGCGGCAGCGCCCGGATGAACGGCTGCGCGGCGTCCGGGAAGCGCGAGTAGTCGAAGAACGACCCCGAGAAGAGCCACATCGGCATCTGCACGAAGTTCATCCAGCCGGACGCGACCTCCGTGCTCTCGGTGCGCGCCGCGATCAGCAGCGCGAGCCCGGAGAACGCGAAGGTCGAGAGCAGCGCGACCGCGCCGAGCGCGGCGATGGAGCCGTGCACCTTCACGCCGAACGCGAGCCAGCCGAAGGTGACGATCACCGCGACCTCCGCCGCGAGGAACACGAGCCGCGAGAGCATGAACGAGAGCTGGAAGTGCGCGCGCCGCATCGGCGTGACCGCGAACCGCTTGAGGAGCTTCCGCCGCCGGGCGTCGACGATCGAGTACCCCATGCCCCACAAGCAGCTGCCCATCACGTTCAGTCCGATGAGCCCGGGCAGGAGGAAGTCGATGTATCGCCCTCCCGGCTCAAAGACGTGGGACTCCGAGGCCTTCACGACGTCCGCGCGGCCGAAGGAGCGCTGGATCGAGTCGTCGACGAGCATCTGGGCGCCTCGGGCGCCTGGCCGCGTGGGATCGAAGCGGTACGAGATCTCCGGTGCTCGGGCCTCCCGTCGGCCCGCCTCGACGAGCAGATCGATGCGGCCGAGCCGCAAAGCGTCCACCGCCGCCCGGTCCGCGAGGTCGACGACCTCGACGCGCCCGTCCGCCTCGAGCCGGCGCGCCGCGTCCGCCGCTCCCGGGCCCGTCACGGCGACTCGCGGTCGCTCGGGTTCCTGCCCGCGAAACGCGACGCCGAGCACGATCGCGAGCAGCACCGGGAAGCCGAAGACCCAGAAGATCGCCGACGGATCGCGGACGAACTCGAGGATCCGCGCCTTCGTGAGCTCCCAGAGGGGGAAAAGCCGTGGCGTTCGCGGCTCAGCCATCTCGTAACCCCCTGCCCGTGAAGTGGACGAACACGTCCTCGAGCGACGCCTGGTGCGTCGAGACCGAGGAGATCCGGATCCCCGCGGCCTCGGCCGCCGCGAGCACCGCCGGGAGCACCGCGGTCACCGAGTCGACCGCGAGCGCGATGACCGGTCCGCGCCGCATGGCGCGCCGGACGCCCGCGACCGCCTCGAGCGGCGCGAGGTCGACGTTCCCCTCGGGCACGAGCTCGATGACCTCCTCGGCCCCGAGCGCTCGCACGAGCGATTCGGGCGAGTCGAGCGCGACGAGCTTCCCGTGATCGACGATCGCGACGCGTTGGCACAGGCGCGCCGCTTCCTCCATGTAGTGCGTGGTGAGGAGCACGGTGCCGCCGCCCGCCGTGAACCGCTCGACGACCTCCCAGATGCGCAGCCGCGCCTGCGGATCGAGCCCGGTCGTGGGCTCGTCGAGGAACAGGATCTCGGGTGAGCTCACCAGGGCGCACGCGAGCGAAAGCCTCTGCCGCTGCCCGCCGGAGAGCTTGCCTACGCGGGCGCGACGCTTCTCCTCGAGCCCGAGCAGCGCGATCACCTCGGCGACGTCGCGGCCGCAATCGTAGAAGCTCCGGAACAGGCGGACGGTCTCCTCCACGGTCAACATCTCGGAGAACCGTGTCTCCTGGAGCGCCACGCCGATCCGCTGCCTGAGCTTCCTGTCTCCGCCGCCGCGCCAGCGCGTCCCGAGGATCTCGATCTCGCCCCCCGCAGGCCGAAGCAGCCCCTCGAACGCCTCCACCGTCGTCGTTTTCCCGGCGCCGTTCGGGCCGAGCAGGCCGAAGCACTCGCCGACGCCGATCTCGAAGGAGAGCCCGTCGACGGCGACGAAATCGCCGTACTTGACGCACAGCTTGCGGCTGGCGATCGCGGGCGTTCCGGTTTTCGGCGACGCCCCGTTGGTCACTGCGTGCATCATCGCGTGAGAATTTAAGGTCTCGGACCTTCGAACGCAAAACAAAAGGGGCCGAGGTCAGTCGCCCGCATCCGCTCCGGCGTCGGGAGCGCCGCCGTCGGCGTCCGTGTCCGTGTCCGTGTCGGTATCCGTATCCGTGTCCGTGTCGGTGGCGCCGCACTCTATAGGGAAGATCCCGGCCGGATCCTCACCCTGGTCCGTCTCGGTGCACCAGTAGTAGGAGCCGTCGTCGTTCACGTCCCAGCTGCACGTGTAGGGCGGATCGTACGTCGCGCACGGCCGGCAGTAGAGGGCGCCGTCCTCGCACCAGATGACGTTGTCGCTCTCGTCGCAACACCCCTCGTACGGGACGTCCTGGCAGTCGCTCGACGCCTGGATCCAACCGACCTCGTCGCCGCCCGGGCAGGTGCCGTCCTCCCAGTAGTCACCGTCCGAATCCGAGTCCGTGTCGGTGTCCGTGTCGGTGTCCGCATCCGAGTCGGAATCCGTGTCCGAGTCCGCGTCCGTATCCGTGTCCGCCCCGCCGTCGCCGTCCGCGCCGTCGTCGTCGCCGCAGCCGGAGAGCGCCGCGGCCAGGGCCAGGGAGAGTGCGAGCCTCGAGAGCATCTCAGTTCCCGGCGTCCAGGCCGCCGTCCGCCGTGCCGCCGTCGGCCGCGCCGCCGTCCGCGTCGGTGTCGGTATCGGTGTCGGTGTCGGTGTCGGTGTCGGTGTCCGTGTCCGTGTCCGTGTCCGTGGCGCCGCACTCCTCCTCGAAGATACCGCTCGGATCCTCGCCCTGATCGGTCTCGGTGCACCAGTAGTAGGAGCCGTCCGTGTTCACGTCCCAGCTGCAGGTCAGGGCCGGATCGAACGTCGCGCAGGGGTTGCAGTAGAGGACGTCGCCGTCACACCAGATCACGTTCTGCTGGTCGTCGCAGCATCCCTCATAGACGACGTCCTGGCAGTCGGCGGACGCCGGGGTCCACGGGCTGGACTCGGACACCCGCCCCGGGCAGGTGCCGTCGACCCAGTAGTCGCCGTCGGTGTCCGTGTCGGTGTCCGTGTCGGTGTCCGTGTCGGTATCGGTGTCCGTGTCGGTGTCCGTGTCGGAGTCCGTGTCCGTGTCGGTGTCCGTGTCCGTACCGCCGTCTCCGTTCGAGTCGTCGTCGTCGCCGCAGCCGACGAGCGCGAACGCCAGGGACAGAGCGAGCGTCAGTCTGACGAGCTGGGACATTTCCTTCCTCCTTTGCGAGAAGCTCTCAAGGGTTCGATTGCGGGTCAGTATACAAGAAAAGGAAAGACAGGGGGATGAGGATCAGTGCAATTTCAAAGGATCCGGTGTCGTCTTCACACCACACCGTGTGAAGATCCACCACACTGAACCGCCGAACATGCCGGGCCGATCCGCCGAACGAGACGACGGTGACGATCATCCAACGCGAAGCGCGGGCACTCAGTCGCGTGGCAACGCGGAACAGTCACTACTGCAACGCGAAACAGTCGCGTGGCAACGCGGAACAGACAGAGTGGCAGATCCGATCAGTCGCGTGGCATCGCGGAACAGCCACTACTGCAACGCGGAACAGTCGCATGGCAACGCGGAACAGCCAGTACTACAGCGCGGAACAGCCACTACTGCAACTCGGAACAGTCGCGTGGCAAAGCGGAACAGCCACTACTGCATCGCGACACAGCCACTACTGCAACGCGGAACAGCCACTACTGCATCGCGACACATCTACTACTGCAACGCGGAACAGCCGGTGATGCAAGTCCGATCAGTCGCGCTCATCGGGCGCACAGCGCATTGGCACCGCGATTGCAATAGGGCCTGAGCGACGGCCAAACGCGCGCGGCCGCAGAAAGACCCGACCGGAAGGTCGGAACAACCCCGCCCGCAGGAGCGATTCTCGAATCGTTCGCTGCGGGCGGACAGAAGGAAGAAGGAGTCTGTGATGAAGAAAACGTTCTATCCCTCGAAGACATTCGAGGACATGTTGTTCGCCCTAGTGCAACTGCTCCTGGCCAAGGGCTGGAGCTTCCCGGGCGCGAGCACCGAGCAGCTCAAATCCGACGCCGAGTCGCAGCTCGCCGAGCGCACCGAGCACGACGCCCTGATGGGCCAGTTCCTCGCCCTGCACGAGACGTTCGGCCTGAGGCAGGAGGAGCGCTACGCGCGGTTCGTGGCGGTCCTCAACGCGGCGCGCATGGCGTTCCGCAAGGACAAGGCGGTGCTGGCCGAGCTCGAGCGCTTCAAGCGTCCGAGCGGTCGGAACCGAAAGTCCAAGGAAGAGTCCGAGGCCGCGTAACGCCCCGTCCCGCCCCGCATACCCACCCCGGCCCGCGGAGGAGACTTCGCGGGCTTTTTCTTTGCGAGCGCCGGGCGCGCTCCCCGGATCGGCGCGGCTTATGATGCCTGTCATGGAACCGCGCCGTGCGGCGTCGTACGCCACCCGTGGGCCGTTTCACGAACTCGACCTCGGGAGCTCAATCGACGTGTCACCGCTCGCCTGGATACCGCCCGAGAGGCTCGTCATCATCGTGGGCAACTACGGCTCCGGGAAGACCGAGGTCGCGGTCAACCTCGCGGTCGGCCTCGCGCGGTCCGGCAAGCGCGTCCAGATCGCGGACCTCGACATCGTCAACCCGTACTTCCGCAGCCGCGAGGCGCGCGCGACGATGGAGGCCCACGGCATCCGCGTCGTGATCCCGCCGGGCGACCAGGCGTTCGCCGATCTCCCGATCGTCGTGCCGCAGATCAAGGCGATGCTCGAGCCCCAGGGCGACGACTTCTCGATCTTCGACGTGGGCGGCGACGACGTGGGCGCGAAGATGCTCTCGTCCTTCCACGAGGCGCTCGGCGCGGGGAGGTACTCGCTCCTCCAGGTGATCAACGCGCGCAGGCCGTTCACCGGCACGGTCGCGGGGTGCCTCGAGATGCAGCGCAGGATCGAGGAGTCGTCGCGGCTCGAGGTCACGGGCTACATCGTGAACACGCACCTCATCGAGCAGACGACCGACGACATCGTCGTCGAAGGGGTGAATCTCGCGGCCGAGGTCTCGAGGGCGAGCGGACGGCCGGTCGTGGTCGTCGCGGCGATGGGCGAACTGGCCGAAAGTCCCCGTGTTTTAGGCCTCGGGGTGCCGGTCCTCCGCCTCGAGCGGATCATGTTGCCTCCGTGGTTGCAGCGGGCAACAAAAGACGATAATGCGGTTGAGCAGGGCGAGCCTTTGCCCGCCGCGCGAACCAAGCCGATCTTCAGGCCGTAGGAGTCAGGACATGCCCAAAGTTCAGGTGATGATCGAGCGTTGCAAGGGATGCGAGCGGTGCAACGACGCCTGCCCGCAGGGCATCGTGAAGATGTCGAGCGGGCTCAACGCCAAGGGCTACAAGTATTCCACCGTCGTCGACCAGTCGCGGTGCCTCGGGTGCCGCCTGTGCGCGATCTCGTGCCCGGACGTTGCGATCGAGGTGTCGGTCGAGGGCGCGCAATACGAGTTCTTCTCGTACTAGGAGGAGCCCGAATGTCGAAGGTATTGATGAAGGGCAACGAGGCGATCGGCGAGGCCGCGATCCGCGCCGGGTGCGTCCACTTTTTCGGCTACCCGATCACGCCGCAGAGCGAGGTGCCCGAGTACCTCGCGAAGCGGCTCCCCGAGGTCGGCGGCAAGTTCATCCAGGCCGAGAGCGAGGTCGCGGCGAGCAACATGATCTACGGGGCGGCCGGCGTCGGCGTGCGCGTGCTCACGACGTCGTCGTCGCCGGGCATCAGCCTGATGGCCGAGGGGATCTCGTACATCGCCGCGTGCGAGCTCCCGGTCGTCATCGTGAACATCATGCGCGGCGGCCCGGGCCTGGGCGGCATCCTCCCGTCGCAGGGCGACTACCTCCAGGCGACGAAGGGGACGGCCCACGGCGACTTCGATCTCGTCGTGCTCGCGCCGTCCTCCGTGCAGGAGGCGGTCGATCTCGTGATCCTCGCCTTCCAGCTCGCCGAGAAGTACCGCAACCCGGTGATGGTGATAGGCGACGGCATGATCGGCCAGATGATGGAGCCGG contains:
- a CDS encoding choice-of-anchor L domain-containing protein, with the translated sequence MSTRLPFLFSFGALGLAAALAFGCEGIKEADPGSDADSDTDTDTDADTDSDSDADADSDADADSDADSDADADGDGGVIEMDCTECPAVGPSLSNMICAFDICDLDVVVQNEFESLIPLSGCAIEDVYEAVSWFGSTSNGLEPKKNDSYALMASGIATGTMHSGYCTSGSASDPWSSEGYPTHDAMEWRLALVAPEAAKGFRFKYVFFSEEYDDYIGSTVNDKFYVLLEAGSTNDGAMTLINYAACREPDAYYDFICAPGQTGCEEGEKYCYVAINSALPDCCWYDGCPDGTSDEVGTDITGTGFECAPSYDMDSSDKGSSTGWLQTSWPITAGEMFSLTFHIHDTSDGIFDSEVILDSFEFTKDADQGTVPIE
- a CDS encoding choice-of-anchor L domain-containing protein, producing MRATAILFAALALGFAACEGIDTDDHQQGDAGPDADTDADADSDTDADTDVDSDTDTDTDADGDAGVIEMDCSTCTGVGPSLENMICAFDMCDDAYLVQNEFESLLALEYFTVEDAYEAVDRFGTVTNDLAPKKNGSYALMATGHAVGTVHSTQGGYTAGIADPWAESETALTWDGMEWRLAFVAPEEAKAFRFKYVFFSEEYDDYISSTFNDKLYVFLEAGSTNDGALTLINFTGCREPGVYWDFVCEPGYPGCEEGEKYCYVAINSALSDCCWYDGCPDGPGTTDIGGTGFECAASDMEDSDMYGSSTGWLQTSWPIDGGEMFSLTFHIHDTGDGVFDSEVILDAFEFLKDPEQGTVPIE
- a CDS encoding M15 family metallopeptidase encodes the protein MRKRGFAALGAFSLAAIALVLAWSAFAETLPAADRSPLERLVAAYGESIGAVEGAECAATVVMADGTRISWNDGLEKSFEERLAKPDLEDMFYSPYPKGELAAPPAENADPGRVRVFDFFAAVYGGSPKAVKANLVAVPWLPSRGGKKVWFNTKNGAADALARVSAELEALPEEMMPYVVRRGGTFNWRKIAGTNRPSAHGFGIAIDIATKRADYWRWARRVNGLFVYRNRIPPEIVAAFERNGFIWGGRWYHYDTMHFEYRPELL
- a CDS encoding CopG family transcriptional regulator; protein product: MKAKEFDKRFDAGEDVSASLDLARARRPGEDQRRVNVDFPEWMIDSLDREARRLGVTRQSVIKMWIAERLEHRVA
- a CDS encoding BrnT family toxin; this translates as MGVFEFDERKSASNKAKHGIDFVEAQAIFEDERRLEIPARTEDEPRFLVVGVAGGKHWSAVVTYREGRTRIISVRRSRAEEVGWYEG
- a CDS encoding ABC transporter permease, with the translated sequence MAEPRTPRLFPLWELTKARILEFVRDPSAIFWVFGFPVLLAIVLGVAFRGQEPERPRVAVTGPGAADAARRLEADGRVEVVDLADRAAVDALRLGRIDLLVEAGRREARAPEISYRFDPTRPGARGAQMLVDDSIQRSFGRADVVKASESHVFEPGGRYIDFLLPGLIGLNVMGSCLWGMGYSIVDARRRKLLKRFAVTPMRRAHFQLSFMLSRLVFLAAEVAVIVTFGWLAFGVKVHGSIAALGAVALLSTFAFSGLALLIAARTESTEVASGWMNFVQMPMWLFSGSFFDYSRFPDAAQPFIRALPLTAFNDAARAIVNEGASIVAVAPQVLILCAWAAVSFVIAMRIFRWQ
- a CDS encoding ABC transporter ATP-binding protein — encoded protein: MMHAVTNGASPKTGTPAIASRKLCVKYGDFVAVDGLSFEIGVGECFGLLGPNGAGKTTTVEAFEGLLRPAGGEIEILGTRWRGGGDRKLRQRIGVALQETRFSEMLTVEETVRLFRSFYDCGRDVAEVIALLGLEEKRRARVGKLSGGQRQRLSLACALVSSPEILFLDEPTTGLDPQARLRIWEVVERFTAGGGTVLLTTHYMEEAARLCQRVAIVDHGKLVALDSPESLVRALGAEEVIELVPEGNVDLAPLEAVAGVRRAMRRGPVIALAVDSVTAVLPAVLAAAEAAGIRISSVSTHQASLEDVFVHFTGRGLRDG
- a CDS encoding cobalamin biosynthesis protein CbiA, giving the protein MEPRRAASYATRGPFHELDLGSSIDVSPLAWIPPERLVIIVGNYGSGKTEVAVNLAVGLARSGKRVQIADLDIVNPYFRSREARATMEAHGIRVVIPPGDQAFADLPIVVPQIKAMLEPQGDDFSIFDVGGDDVGAKMLSSFHEALGAGRYSLLQVINARRPFTGTVAGCLEMQRRIEESSRLEVTGYIVNTHLIEQTTDDIVVEGVNLAAEVSRASGRPVVVVAAMGELAESPRVLGLGVPVLRLERIMLPPWLQRATKDDNAVEQGEPLPAARTKPIFRP
- a CDS encoding 4Fe-4S binding protein encodes the protein MPKVQVMIERCKGCERCNDACPQGIVKMSSGLNAKGYKYSTVVDQSRCLGCRLCAISCPDVAIEVSVEGAQYEFFSY
- the vorB gene encoding 3-methyl-2-oxobutanoate dehydrogenase subunit VorB, with translation MSKVLMKGNEAIGEAAIRAGCVHFFGYPITPQSEVPEYLAKRLPEVGGKFIQAESEVAASNMIYGAAGVGVRVLTTSSSPGISLMAEGISYIAACELPVVIVNIMRGGPGLGGILPSQGDYLQATKGTAHGDFDLVVLAPSSVQEAVDLVILAFQLAEKYRNPVMVIGDGMIGQMMEPVEFPAQEIGPPLDPGDWALTGCKGRPTRIVNSLYLDAQKLHEHNVKLKDKSRRIAAAEQRWETYNCEGKYDLLVTAFGMMARICKTAIDELKAEGIDVGLFRPISIKPYPYEHLRGAMDKTKRVLCVEMNMGQMLEDVRMAGEGTKPIDFFGKAGGIVPAVEDVVARIRESLGKKGK